Proteins encoded by one window of Sediminicoccus rosea:
- the dapE gene encoding succinyl-diaminopimelate desuccinylase — translation MTDTTDPVPLAQALIRCRSVTPADDGALDAMEAALRPLGFTCTRLRFNEVDNLFARRGTEGPHLCYAGHTDVVPPGDEAAWADSPFAAVIRSGMLYGRGACDMKGGIAAFVAGLTDYLDANPSHPGSLSLLITGDEEGPSVDGTRRVLEWMAQNGHTPDMCVVGEPTSKAVLGDTIKIGRRGSMNAWITVRGKQGHSAYPQLADNPVHRLTRVLHALTSTPLDQGSEWFEASTLQVTGIQVDNSATNVIPAEARAFLNIRFNDKHNSAALTAHLEAVLAEHAPDHEMRVQVSGESFLTEPGPFVEALRRAVERSTGVTPKLDTGGGTSDARFITHYCPVAELGAVGATLHQRDECAPVAELRALAGVYRAVIEECLR, via the coding sequence GTGACTGACACGACCGATCCGGTTCCGCTGGCGCAGGCGCTGATCCGCTGCCGGAGCGTGACGCCGGCGGATGACGGCGCGCTGGACGCGATGGAGGCGGCGCTGCGGCCGCTCGGCTTCACCTGCACGCGGCTGCGCTTCAACGAGGTGGACAACCTCTTCGCGCGGCGCGGCACGGAGGGCCCGCATCTCTGCTATGCGGGCCACACCGATGTGGTGCCGCCGGGCGACGAGGCCGCCTGGGCCGACAGCCCCTTCGCCGCCGTGATCCGCAGCGGCATGCTGTATGGCCGCGGCGCCTGCGACATGAAGGGTGGCATCGCCGCCTTCGTCGCGGGGCTGACGGACTACCTCGACGCGAACCCGAGCCATCCGGGCTCCCTCTCGCTGCTCATCACGGGCGATGAGGAGGGGCCTTCGGTGGATGGCACGCGCCGCGTGCTCGAATGGATGGCGCAGAACGGCCACACGCCCGACATGTGCGTGGTGGGCGAGCCCACGTCCAAAGCCGTGCTGGGCGACACCATCAAGATCGGCCGGCGCGGCAGCATGAATGCCTGGATCACGGTGCGCGGGAAGCAGGGCCACAGCGCCTATCCGCAGCTGGCCGACAATCCGGTGCATCGGCTGACGCGCGTGCTGCATGCGCTCACCAGCACGCCGCTCGACCAGGGCAGCGAGTGGTTCGAGGCCTCGACGCTGCAGGTGACGGGCATCCAGGTGGACAACAGCGCCACCAACGTGATCCCGGCCGAGGCGCGCGCCTTCCTCAACATCCGCTTCAACGACAAGCACAATTCGGCCGCGCTGACGGCGCATCTCGAGGCCGTTCTGGCCGAGCATGCGCCGGACCACGAGATGCGCGTGCAGGTCTCGGGCGAGAGCTTCCTCACCGAGCCCGGCCCCTTCGTCGAGGCGCTGCGCCGCGCCGTCGAGCGCAGCACGGGCGTGACCCCGAAGCTCGACACCGGCGGCGGCACCTCCGATGCGCGCTTCATCACCCATTACTGCCCGGTGGCGGAGTTGGGCGCCGTGGGCGCCACGCTGCACCAGCGCGACGAATGCGCGCCGGTGGCCGAGCTGCGCGCGCTGGCCGGCGTCTACCGCGCCGTGATCGAGGAGTGCCTCCGCTGA
- a CDS encoding CocE/NonD family hydrolase has product MADADLNSAAWRVPPSRYWASRPAEFTLPGKPLSRYVTMRDGCRLAVDVWLPQGATGPVPAILIHTPYYRRFAMRPGGEGESCPNAAKFRDAFVPRGYALVVVDIRGTGASFGTRDSFRSPREREDARAISDWIVAQDWSDGRIGATGISYPGAASDFLASTGHPAVRAIIPLFAVWDTWADHYYPGGVFLNRLAQVYDELMVAMDHDRRDLLGKVSYFSNPDLAGPAPVDEDADGTLVREAVAQHLGNFRMPDFITDLAFREEALPYDPSFSSAQISPYAVSHEIPKDVAIYAVSGWLDGVGYANSAIARYLTMRGNPTHLLLGPWDHGARCNVSPWRGRIEPEFALLGEMLRFFDEYLMGRETGLRDEAPIHYFSMHGETWNAARQWPPIPETTRLHFSPGALGTAPGSNAVAEHPSDFAWGSGGGTRYERIAAINALDYHTDWTERVAELPGYDTAPFTQDMVLSGHVIADLTIASSEADASILCYISEIEADGTARYVTEGLLRALHRKEAPNPPNYQSTWPFRSFHRADAKPLTPGTAERMRIPLLPTSWVFKAGSRLRFSLAGTDADHIKQIPHGRPPVLSLHLGASALDLPLKPYQE; this is encoded by the coding sequence TTGGCCGATGCCGATCTGAACAGCGCCGCCTGGCGCGTCCCGCCCAGCCGCTACTGGGCCTCCCGACCGGCGGAGTTCACGCTGCCGGGCAAACCCCTCTCCCGCTACGTCACGATGCGCGACGGCTGCCGCCTCGCCGTGGATGTCTGGCTGCCCCAAGGGGCGACGGGGCCCGTGCCGGCCATCCTGATCCACACCCCCTACTACCGCCGTTTCGCCATGCGGCCCGGAGGCGAGGGCGAATCCTGCCCCAACGCCGCCAAGTTCCGCGACGCCTTCGTGCCGCGCGGCTATGCGCTGGTCGTGGTGGACATCCGCGGCACGGGGGCGAGCTTCGGCACGCGCGACAGCTTCCGCTCGCCGCGCGAGCGCGAGGATGCGCGCGCGATCAGCGACTGGATCGTGGCGCAGGACTGGTCGGATGGGCGCATCGGCGCCACCGGCATCTCCTATCCGGGCGCCGCCTCGGACTTCCTCGCCAGCACCGGCCATCCGGCGGTGCGCGCCATCATCCCGCTCTTCGCCGTCTGGGACACCTGGGCGGATCACTACTATCCGGGCGGCGTGTTCCTGAACCGCCTGGCGCAGGTCTATGACGAGCTGATGGTCGCCATGGACCATGACCGGCGGGACCTGCTGGGCAAGGTCAGCTACTTCTCCAACCCCGACCTCGCCGGCCCCGCGCCGGTGGATGAGGACGCGGATGGCACCCTGGTGCGGGAGGCGGTGGCGCAACATCTCGGCAATTTCCGCATGCCGGATTTCATCACCGACCTCGCCTTCCGCGAGGAGGCGCTGCCCTATGACCCGAGCTTTTCCTCGGCGCAGATCAGCCCCTATGCCGTCTCGCACGAGATCCCCAAGGATGTGGCGATCTACGCCGTCTCGGGCTGGCTGGATGGCGTGGGCTACGCCAATTCCGCGATCGCCCGGTATCTCACCATGCGCGGCAACCCGACGCATCTGCTGCTGGGCCCCTGGGACCATGGCGCGCGCTGCAATGTCTCGCCCTGGCGCGGGCGCATCGAGCCGGAATTCGCGCTGCTGGGCGAGATGCTGCGCTTCTTCGACGAATACCTGATGGGCCGTGAGACGGGCCTGCGGGACGAAGCGCCGATCCACTACTTCTCCATGCATGGCGAGACGTGGAACGCGGCCCGGCAATGGCCGCCCATCCCGGAGACGACGCGGCTGCATTTCAGCCCCGGCGCACTCGGCACCGCGCCAGGCAGCAACGCCGTGGCCGAGCACCCGAGCGACTTCGCCTGGGGCTCCGGCGGGGGCACGCGCTATGAGCGCATCGCCGCCATCAACGCGCTCGACTACCACACGGACTGGACCGAGCGCGTGGCGGAGCTGCCCGGCTACGACACCGCGCCCTTCACGCAGGACATGGTGCTGAGCGGACATGTCATCGCCGACCTCACCATCGCCTCCAGCGAGGCCGATGCCTCCATCCTCTGCTACATCTCGGAGATCGAGGCCGATGGCACGGCGCGCTACGTGACCGAGGGCCTGCTTCGCGCGCTGCACCGGAAGGAAGCGCCAAACCCGCCGAACTACCAATCCACCTGGCCGTTCCGCAGCTTCCACCGCGCCGATGCGAAGCCGCTGACGCCCGGCACGGCCGAGCGCATGCGGATTCCGCTGCTGCCCACCTCCTGGGTGTTCAAGGCGGGCTCGCGGCTGCGTTTCTCGCTGGCCGGGACGGATGCGGATCACATCAAGCAGATCCCGCATGGGCGGCCACCGGTGCTGAGCCTGCATCTCGGCGCCTCGGCGCTCGACCTCCCCCTCAAGCCGTATCAGGAGTGA
- a CDS encoding ABC transporter substrate-binding protein, with protein MGKWVTAVFAAAIGISVHGQAQTLGIGSGAPVTTIDPHFHNVGPNNALTMHIFDRLIERDGRARPHPSLATAWRPVSDTIWELELRQGVTWHDGRPFTADDVVFTFARVPNVPNSPGGFGGFLRAIERVEVVNPHLIRLHTRAPHPLMPLDLASVSIIARHAAEGAATEDFNSGRAAIGTGPYRFVSFRAGDRVEMTRNDAYFGGAEPWARVSYRMLLNDASRTAALLAGDVDVIEQIPTSDLARLRRDPRVTVTEIPSLRTVYMAPDYSREGAPPGVTDNAGQPLAANPFKDPRVRRALSLAINRDALVERVMEGAAQSTAQWLPPGAFGYNPQVRPDPFDPDGARRLLAEAGFPDGFRLTLSTPNDRWPNDARLAQGVAQMWTRIGVRTQVDALPWTGFVPRRARIEFGMQIGAWGSSTGEASNFLVNIVSTHDRQRLTGANNNARYSNPRFDAFTAEASATMDDERREAMWQEAVKMFAEERPVIQLVQYLNTWAVRRGLRHDPRMDERTIAMGVRPQ; from the coding sequence ATGGGCAAGTGGGTCACGGCGGTCTTCGCGGCGGCGATCGGCATTTCGGTGCATGGTCAGGCACAGACGCTCGGCATCGGCTCCGGTGCGCCGGTCACGACGATCGACCCGCATTTCCACAATGTCGGCCCGAACAACGCGCTGACCATGCACATCTTCGACCGGCTGATCGAGCGCGACGGCCGGGCACGGCCGCATCCCTCGCTCGCCACCGCCTGGCGCCCCGTCTCGGACACCATCTGGGAGCTGGAGCTGCGCCAGGGCGTCACCTGGCATGACGGCCGGCCCTTCACGGCGGACGACGTGGTCTTCACCTTCGCCCGCGTGCCCAATGTGCCGAACAGCCCGGGCGGCTTCGGTGGCTTCCTCCGCGCCATCGAGCGCGTCGAGGTGGTGAACCCGCATCTGATCCGCCTGCACACGCGCGCGCCGCATCCGCTCATGCCGCTCGACCTCGCCTCGGTCTCCATCATCGCGCGCCATGCCGCGGAGGGGGCGGCGACGGAGGATTTCAACAGCGGGCGTGCTGCCATCGGCACCGGGCCCTATCGCTTCGTCTCCTTCCGCGCGGGCGACCGCGTGGAGATGACGCGCAACGACGCCTATTTCGGCGGGGCCGAGCCCTGGGCGCGCGTGAGCTACCGCATGCTGCTGAACGATGCCTCGCGCACCGCGGCCCTGCTGGCCGGCGATGTGGACGTGATCGAGCAGATCCCGACCAGCGACCTCGCGCGGCTGCGGCGCGATCCCCGGGTGACGGTGACCGAGATCCCGAGCCTTCGCACCGTCTACATGGCGCCCGACTATTCGCGCGAGGGCGCGCCGCCCGGCGTCACGGACAATGCCGGCCAGCCGCTCGCCGCCAATCCCTTCAAGGATCCGCGGGTGCGGCGCGCGCTCAGCCTTGCCATCAACCGCGACGCGCTGGTCGAGCGCGTGATGGAGGGGGCCGCGCAATCCACCGCGCAATGGCTGCCGCCGGGCGCCTTCGGCTACAACCCGCAGGTCCGCCCCGACCCCTTCGATCCCGATGGCGCGCGCCGCCTGCTGGCCGAGGCAGGCTTCCCGGACGGCTTCCGCCTGACGCTCTCCACCCCCAATGACCGCTGGCCCAATGATGCGCGCCTCGCCCAGGGTGTCGCGCAGATGTGGACGCGCATCGGCGTGCGGACCCAGGTGGATGCGCTGCCCTGGACCGGCTTCGTGCCGCGCCGCGCGCGCATCGAATTCGGCATGCAGATCGGCGCCTGGGGCAGCTCGACCGGCGAGGCGTCGAATTTCCTGGTCAACATCGTCTCGACCCATGACCGGCAGCGCCTGACGGGGGCCAACAACAACGCCCGCTATTCCAACCCGCGCTTCGACGCCTTCACGGCCGAGGCCTCGGCCACCATGGATGATGAGCGGCGCGAGGCGATGTGGCAGGAGGCGGTGAAGATGTTCGCCGAGGAGCGCCCGGTGATCCAGCTCGTGCAGTATCTCAACACCTGGGCGGTGCGGCGCGGGCTGCGCCACGATCCGCGCATGGATGAGCGCACCATCGCCATGGGCGTCCGGCCGCAGTAG
- a CDS encoding VOC family protein, with protein MPLGALNHFTVYTVDLARTRDFWRDVMGLTDGDRPPLGFPGHWMYSAGAPTVHLVGPREGDDGKPARRTQPTGQLDHIAFSATGLAEMRERLRRHDIPFREMVVPRDGQTQLFFHDPDGVGIELNFTASEAGS; from the coding sequence ATGCCGCTTGGAGCCCTCAATCACTTCACCGTCTATACGGTGGACCTCGCGCGCACGCGGGATTTCTGGCGGGACGTGATGGGGCTGACCGATGGCGACCGGCCGCCGCTCGGCTTCCCCGGCCATTGGATGTATTCGGCGGGTGCCCCCACCGTGCATCTCGTCGGCCCGCGCGAGGGCGATGACGGCAAGCCCGCCCGCCGCACCCAGCCGACCGGCCAGCTCGACCACATCGCCTTCAGCGCCACCGGCCTCGCCGAGATGCGCGAGCGGCTGCGGCGGCACGACATCCCCTTCCGCGAGATGGTGGTCCCGCGCGACGGGCAGACGCAGCTCTTCTTCCACGACCCGGACGGCGTCGGGATCGAGCTGAACTTCACGGCCTCGGAGGCCGGGAGCTGA
- the truA gene encoding tRNA pseudouridine(38-40) synthase TruA — protein MPSYALLVEYDGTGLVGWQRQPNGLSVQQVIEEAASHLNAGVAPLATASGRTDAGVHAEGQVVQLAVSAELPPVRLRAALDFHTRPHRIAIRGAAFAAEGWSPRFSAVQRHYRYRVLNRAAKPALEEGRVWHVPLPLDAGAMHAAAQLLLGRHDFSAYRAASCQAESPLRTLERLDVVRVGEEVQILASARSFLHHQVRNLVGTLHEVGLRRRPVEWPRAVLDGRDRRAGGQTAPPQGLTFLRVDFPEPPEWS, from the coding sequence ATGCCGAGCTATGCCCTCCTCGTCGAATATGACGGCACGGGCCTGGTCGGCTGGCAGCGCCAGCCCAACGGCCTCTCGGTGCAGCAGGTGATCGAGGAAGCCGCGTCCCACCTCAATGCCGGCGTCGCGCCGCTCGCGACGGCGTCCGGCCGCACCGATGCGGGCGTGCATGCCGAGGGGCAGGTGGTGCAACTCGCCGTCAGCGCCGAATTGCCGCCGGTGCGGCTGCGCGCGGCGCTCGACTTCCACACCCGGCCGCATCGCATCGCCATTCGGGGCGCGGCCTTCGCGGCCGAGGGCTGGTCGCCGCGCTTCTCGGCGGTGCAGCGCCATTACCGCTATCGCGTCCTCAACCGCGCGGCCAAGCCCGCGCTGGAGGAAGGGCGCGTCTGGCATGTGCCCCTCCCGCTCGATGCCGGGGCGATGCACGCGGCGGCGCAGCTCCTGCTCGGCCGGCATGATTTCTCGGCCTACCGCGCCGCCTCATGCCAGGCGGAATCGCCGCTGCGCACGCTGGAGCGGCTGGATGTGGTCCGCGTGGGGGAGGAGGTGCAGATCCTCGCCTCGGCGAGGAGCTTCCTGCACCATCAGGTCCGCAACCTCGTCGGCACGCTGCATGAGGTGGGGCTGCGCCGCCGCCCGGTGGAGTGGCCGCGCGCGGTGCTGGACGGGCGGGACCGCCGGGCGGGCGGCCAGACCGCACCGCCCCAGGGCCTCACCTTCCTGCGCGTGGATTTCCCGGAGCCGCCTGAGTGGTCTTGA
- a CDS encoding Bug family tripartite tricarboxylate transporter substrate binding protein: MRRILLATLLALALAPPAWAWPDRPVQIIAPFGPGTSVDIVARILAPRLQAAWGQPVVVTNVTGSAGIIGVDRAVRATDGHTLLLSADAAIVVRVSMAPRPPYDPRRDLAPISLIGRTANILVVANSLPVQSLADLVALARARPGTLTFGHAGNGTSQHIGGEMLAQMAGLELTGVAYNDPAAQIQDVLTGRVTMSFQSGVVALPRVRDNAWRALAVSSPARMQVAPELPTVAELGYPGFDAVAWLGMLAPASMPPAQIAQVHRAVVAALAEPEVRARLQELGVELAGSSPEEFRAMIEREIPRMAGVLQRAGIRPE; encoded by the coding sequence ATGCGCCGTATCCTGCTCGCCACGCTGCTCGCCCTCGCGCTGGCCCCGCCCGCCTGGGCCTGGCCGGACCGGCCGGTGCAGATCATCGCGCCCTTCGGCCCGGGCACCTCGGTGGATATCGTCGCCCGCATCCTGGCCCCCAGGCTGCAGGCCGCCTGGGGCCAGCCGGTGGTGGTGACCAACGTCACCGGCTCGGCCGGGATCATCGGCGTGGATCGCGCCGTGCGGGCGACGGATGGGCACACGCTGCTGCTCTCGGCCGATGCCGCCATCGTCGTGCGCGTCAGCATGGCGCCCCGCCCGCCCTATGATCCGCGGCGGGACCTGGCGCCCATCTCCCTGATCGGCCGCACGGCCAACATCCTCGTCGTCGCCAACAGCCTCCCGGTGCAGAGCCTCGCCGACCTCGTGGCGCTCGCCCGCGCGCGGCCCGGCACCCTCACCTTCGGCCATGCGGGCAACGGCACCTCGCAGCATATCGGCGGCGAGATGCTGGCCCAGATGGCGGGGCTGGAGCTTACCGGCGTCGCCTATAACGACCCCGCCGCGCAGATCCAGGACGTGCTCACCGGCCGCGTCACCATGTCCTTCCAGAGTGGCGTGGTCGCCCTGCCGCGTGTGCGTGACAATGCCTGGCGCGCGCTGGCCGTCTCCTCCCCGGCCCGGATGCAGGTCGCGCCCGAGCTGCCGACCGTGGCCGAACTTGGCTATCCCGGCTTCGACGCGGTGGCCTGGCTTGGCATGCTCGCACCCGCCTCCATGCCGCCCGCGCAGATCGCGCAGGTGCATCGCGCGGTGGTGGCCGCGCTCGCAGAGCCCGAGGTCCGCGCGCGCCTGCAGGAGCTGGGCGTCGAGCTCGCGGGCAGCTCGCCCGAGGAGTTCCGCGCGATGATCGAACGTGAAATCCCCCGCATGGCCGGCGTGCTGCAACGCGCCGGCATCCGCCCGGAGTGA
- a CDS encoding Hsp20 family protein: MSRSSVFGSPLFLGFDHLEQMLDRVQKNAEGYPPYNIEQTGEARLRITLAVAGFSMDDLAITQEDNQLVIRGRQRDDSEGRIFIHRGIAARQFQRAFVLAEGIEVEGAFLDNGLLHIDLQRPMPEVKVRSIPISRQGAGPSRPVVQSRVRREEE; this comes from the coding sequence ATGTCTCGATCTTCGGTGTTCGGTTCGCCGCTGTTTCTCGGCTTCGACCACCTCGAACAGATGCTCGACCGCGTCCAGAAGAACGCCGAGGGCTATCCGCCCTACAACATCGAGCAGACGGGCGAGGCGCGGCTGCGCATCACCCTGGCCGTCGCCGGCTTCTCGATGGATGACCTGGCCATCACGCAGGAGGACAACCAGCTTGTCATCCGCGGGCGCCAGCGGGACGACTCGGAGGGGCGCATCTTCATCCATCGCGGCATCGCGGCGCGGCAGTTCCAGCGCGCCTTCGTGCTGGCCGAGGGGATCGAGGTGGAGGGCGCCTTCCTGGACAACGGCCTGCTGCACATCGATCTCCAGCGCCCCATGCCGGAGGTGAAGGTCCGCTCCATCCCCATCAGCCGCCAGGGCGCGGGGCCGAGCCGCCCCGTGGTGCAAAGCCGCGTGCGGCGCGAGGAAGAGTAG
- the def gene encoding peptide deformylase translates to MSDEKLPILLVPDPRLRLKCRPVGEGDGDAVRALAPRMLATMYAAPGIGLAAPQVGSDLRLFVLDCGGKDTPEPMVLVNPEIIAESKERGLREEGCLSLPGLYADVERPQRIKIRWRELDGTRKEMEADGLLGVCMQHEMDHLNGVLFVDHLSALKRNMMLRKLAKELKNKARDAEGG, encoded by the coding sequence ATGAGCGACGAAAAACTCCCCATCCTGCTGGTGCCCGACCCCCGGCTGCGCCTGAAGTGCCGCCCGGTGGGCGAGGGCGACGGCGATGCGGTGCGCGCCCTGGCCCCGCGCATGCTGGCCACGATGTATGCCGCGCCCGGCATCGGGCTCGCCGCCCCCCAGGTCGGCTCGGACCTGCGCCTCTTCGTGCTGGATTGCGGCGGCAAGGACACGCCGGAGCCAATGGTGCTGGTGAACCCCGAGATCATCGCCGAGAGCAAGGAGCGGGGCCTGCGCGAGGAGGGCTGCCTCTCCCTGCCCGGCCTCTATGCCGATGTGGAGCGGCCGCAGCGCATCAAGATCCGCTGGCGCGAGCTGGACGGTACGCGCAAGGAGATGGAGGCGGACGGCCTGCTCGGCGTCTGCATGCAGCACGAGATGGACCACCTGAACGGCGTGCTGTTCGTGGACCATCTCTCGGCGCTGAAGCGCAACATGATGCTGCGCAAGCTCGCCAAGGAACTGAAGAACAAGGCGCGGGACGCGGAGGGTGGGTAG
- a CDS encoding invasion associated locus B family protein yields the protein MASLPWNLLLAPALALGLVGAAQAQPARPAPQQAPAPAPAPTPAPAPAAAPAPSAPPAADLPDRTQANFGDWLMRCETQRPQGQPVLRVCETAIAMTDQRGQTIAQVVLGRIGRTDAYRMLVQLPVELRVDQAARLVLDPAATPAEAINLPFRLCSASRGGCFGETEALAPVLINRLRSRGEGQGRLDFRDSAGREVQILFSFRGFGQAMDALARETGG from the coding sequence ATGGCATCGCTTCCGTGGAACCTCCTTCTCGCCCCGGCCCTGGCGCTGGGCCTGGTCGGCGCGGCCCAGGCGCAGCCGGCGCGCCCCGCGCCGCAGCAGGCCCCAGCCCCGGCGCCCGCCCCCACGCCTGCTCCGGCGCCCGCCGCCGCGCCCGCACCCAGCGCGCCGCCCGCCGCCGACCTGCCCGACCGCACCCAGGCGAATTTCGGCGACTGGCTGATGCGCTGCGAAACCCAGCGCCCGCAGGGCCAGCCCGTGCTGCGCGTCTGCGAGACGGCCATCGCCATGACCGACCAGCGCGGCCAGACCATCGCCCAGGTCGTCCTCGGCCGCATCGGCCGCACCGACGCCTACCGCATGCTGGTGCAGCTGCCGGTCGAGCTGCGGGTGGACCAGGCCGCGCGGCTGGTGCTGGACCCGGCCGCCACGCCGGCCGAGGCGATCAACCTGCCCTTCCGCCTGTGCAGCGCCTCGCGCGGGGGCTGCTTCGGCGAGACCGAGGCCCTGGCGCCCGTGCTGATCAACCGCTTGCGGTCGCGCGGCGAGGGCCAGGGCCGGCTTGATTTCCGCGACAGCGCGGGGCGCGAGGTGCAGATCCTCTTCAGCTTTCGCGGCTTCGGCCAGGCGATGGATGCATTGGCACGCGAGACGGGCGGCTGA
- the fmt gene encoding methionyl-tRNA formyltransferase, which translates to MGRPLRIAFMGSPDFAVPALHALHAAGHDIRAVYTQPPKPAGRGQQETPCPVHRAALALGLEVRTPARVKRDPAAHGAFAALDLDVAVVAAYGLILPPAMLEAPRRGCLNIHASLLPRWRGAAPIHAAILHGDAESGVTIMRMEEGLDTGPMLLREAVPLTPRSTTPELHDALAEIGARLILRALEEAPPETPQPAEGVTYAAKLTKADGLLDWTEPGATLDARVRAMNPWPGAYFQHAGEVLRVLSAEPVAGTGAPGTVLPGPGLVVACGSGALRLTRLQRPGRAAMDADALLRGYALPPGTQLG; encoded by the coding sequence GTGGGTAGGCCCCTCCGCATCGCGTTCATGGGCAGCCCGGACTTCGCGGTCCCTGCCCTTCACGCGCTGCACGCGGCCGGGCATGACATTCGTGCCGTCTATACCCAGCCGCCCAAGCCCGCCGGGCGCGGCCAGCAGGAAACCCCCTGCCCCGTGCATCGCGCGGCGCTCGCCCTCGGCCTTGAGGTCCGCACGCCGGCGCGGGTGAAGCGGGATCCGGCGGCGCACGGGGCCTTCGCGGCGCTCGACCTCGATGTGGCGGTGGTGGCGGCCTATGGGTTGATCCTGCCGCCGGCCATGCTCGAGGCTCCGCGGCGCGGCTGCCTGAACATCCATGCCTCGCTGCTGCCGCGCTGGCGCGGCGCCGCCCCCATCCATGCCGCCATCCTGCACGGCGATGCCGAGAGCGGCGTGACCATCATGCGCATGGAGGAAGGCCTCGACACCGGCCCCATGCTGCTGCGCGAGGCGGTGCCGCTCACGCCCCGCAGCACCACGCCCGAACTGCACGATGCGCTGGCCGAGATCGGCGCGCGGCTCATCCTGCGCGCGCTGGAGGAAGCGCCGCCCGAAACGCCGCAGCCGGCGGAAGGCGTGACCTATGCCGCCAAGCTCACCAAGGCGGATGGACTGCTGGACTGGACCGAGCCAGGCGCCACGCTCGATGCTCGGGTGCGTGCGATGAACCCCTGGCCCGGCGCCTATTTCCAGCATGCGGGCGAGGTGCTGCGCGTGCTCTCCGCGGAACCGGTGGCAGGCACCGGCGCGCCGGGCACGGTGCTTCCGGGGCCGGGCCTCGTCGTCGCCTGTGGCAGCGGCGCGCTGCGCCTCACCCGCCTGCAACGCCCCGGCCGTGCCGCGATGGATGCCGATGCGCTGCTCCGCGGCTACGCCCTGCCGCCCGGCACGCAGCTCGGCTGA
- the dapD gene encoding 2,3,4,5-tetrahydropyridine-2,6-dicarboxylate N-succinyltransferase encodes MTLQARIEALWEKRDTLSATTQGQARDDVMAALEMLDRGEARVAEKGAAGWQVNQWLKQAVLLSFRLTDSAPMDTAAGAYDKVPLKWAGWGPNRWKEAGFRAVPGAVARHSAYIAPNVVLMPSFVNLGAHVGANTMVDTWATVGSCAQIGKNVHLSGGVGIGGVLEPLQANPVIIEDDCFIGARSEVVEGVIVEQGSVLSMGVFLSATTKIIDRATGEIFVGRVPAYSVVVPGSLPGKPLPDGSPGPSLYCAVIVKRVDAQTRAKTSINDLLRD; translated from the coding sequence ATGACCCTGCAAGCCCGCATCGAAGCCCTCTGGGAGAAGCGCGACACGCTCTCCGCCACGACGCAGGGGCAGGCCCGCGATGATGTGATGGCGGCGCTCGAGATGCTCGATCGCGGCGAGGCCCGCGTGGCGGAAAAGGGTGCGGCCGGCTGGCAGGTGAACCAGTGGCTGAAGCAGGCCGTCCTGCTCTCCTTCCGGCTGACCGATTCGGCGCCGATGGACACGGCCGCCGGCGCCTACGACAAAGTGCCGCTGAAGTGGGCCGGCTGGGGCCCGAACCGCTGGAAGGAAGCGGGCTTCCGCGCGGTGCCCGGCGCCGTGGCCCGGCACTCCGCCTACATCGCACCCAACGTCGTGCTGATGCCGAGCTTCGTGAATCTCGGCGCCCATGTCGGCGCCAACACCATGGTGGACACCTGGGCCACCGTCGGCTCCTGCGCGCAGATCGGCAAGAACGTGCATCTCTCGGGCGGTGTCGGCATCGGCGGCGTGCTCGAGCCGCTGCAGGCCAACCCCGTCATCATCGAGGATGACTGCTTCATTGGCGCGCGCTCCGAAGTGGTGGAGGGCGTGATCGTCGAGCAGGGCTCGGTGCTCTCCATGGGTGTGTTCCTGTCCGCGACGACGAAGATCATTGATCGTGCGACCGGCGAGATCTTCGTGGGCCGCGTGCCGGCCTATTCGGTGGTGGTGCCCGGCAGCCTGCCCGGCAAGCCGCTGCCGGACGGCTCGCCCGGCCCGTCGCTCTACTGCGCCGTGATCGTGAAGCGGGTGGACGCGCAGACCCGCGCCAAGACCAGCATCAACGACCTGCTGCGTGACTGA